In Streptomyces puniciscabiei, a single genomic region encodes these proteins:
- the rplF gene encoding 50S ribosomal protein L6, which produces MSRIGKLPIAVPAGVDVTIDGRTVSVKGPKGSLSHTVAAPIDIAKGEDGTLQVTRPNDERQSKALHGLSRTLVANMITGVTQGYVKKLEISGVGYRVTAKGSNLEFALGYSHPILVEAPEGITFKVESPTRFSVEGIDKQKVGEVAANIRKLRKPDPYKAKGVKYEGEVIRRKVGKAGK; this is translated from the coding sequence ATGTCGCGCATCGGCAAGCTCCCCATCGCGGTTCCCGCCGGCGTGGACGTCACCATCGACGGCCGTACGGTCTCGGTCAAGGGCCCCAAGGGCTCGTTGTCCCACACCGTCGCGGCTCCGATCGACATCGCTAAGGGCGAGGACGGCACCCTGCAGGTGACCCGCCCGAACGACGAGCGTCAGAGCAAGGCCCTGCACGGCCTCTCCCGCACGCTGGTGGCGAACATGATCACCGGCGTGACCCAGGGTTACGTGAAGAAGCTCGAGATCAGCGGTGTCGGTTACCGAGTGACCGCCAAGGGTTCGAACCTGGAGTTCGCTCTCGGTTACAGCCACCCGATCCTCGTCGAGGCCCCCGAGGGCATCACCTTCAAGGTGGAGTCCCCGACCCGTTTCTCGGTCGAGGGCATCGACAAGCAGAAGGTCGGCGAGGTTGCGGCCAACATCCGCAAGCTGCGCAAGCCCGACCCGTACAAGGCCAAGGGCGTCAAGTACGAGGGCGAAGTCATCC
- the rpsH gene encoding 30S ribosomal protein S8: MTMTDPIADMLTRLRNANSAYHDSVSMPHSKIKSHIAEILQQEGFITGWRVEDAEVGKNLVLELKFGPNRERSIAGIKRISKPGLRVYAKSTNLPKVLGGLGVAIISTSHGLLTDKQAGKKGVGGEVLAYVW; the protein is encoded by the coding sequence ATGACCATGACTGATCCGATCGCAGACATGCTGACGCGTCTGCGGAACGCGAACTCGGCGTACCACGACTCGGTGTCGATGCCGCACTCCAAGATCAAGTCTCACATCGCGGAGATCCTCCAGCAGGAGGGCTTCATCACGGGCTGGCGTGTCGAGGACGCCGAGGTCGGCAAGAACCTCGTCCTCGAGCTGAAGTTCGGCCCGAACCGTGAGCGCTCCATCGCGGGCATCAAGCGGATCTCCAAGCCCGGTCTCCGGGTGTACGCGAAGTCCACCAACCTGCCGAAGGTGCTGGGCGGCCTCGGCGTGGCGATCATCTCCACGTCGCACGGGCTCCTCACCGACAAGCAGGCCGGCAAGAAGGGCGTGGGTGGGGAAGTCCTCGCCTACGTCTGGTAG
- a CDS encoding type Z 30S ribosomal protein S14 — MAKKALIAKAARKPKFGVRGYTRCQRCGRPHSVYRKFGLCRVCLREMAHRGELPGVTKSSW, encoded by the coding sequence ATGGCGAAGAAGGCTCTGATCGCTAAGGCTGCTCGCAAGCCCAAGTTCGGTGTGCGTGGCTACACCCGCTGCCAGCGCTGCGGCCGTCCGCACTCCGTGTACCGCAAGTTCGGCCTGTGCCGCGTGTGCCTTCGTGAGATGGCTCACCGTGGCGAGCTGCCGGGCGTGACCAAGAGCTCCTGGTAA